A single genomic interval of Spinacia oleracea cultivar Varoflay chromosome 6, BTI_SOV_V1, whole genome shotgun sequence harbors:
- the LOC110796250 gene encoding cytochrome P450 78A7, with protein sequence MAGTMTNDQTLWLFFTIQKMITFENIVSTKNLTYVPFLAMFIVGLFSVGLLSWSLFSSAGGPAWKNGRNQMGQVPIPGPRGLVVMGSLFTLSHGLAHQRLDCMARALGCKQLMALSLGLTRVVVTSDPIMAREILTSPYFADRPIKQSAKQLMFSRAIGFAPNGTHWRLLRRIAASHLFSPRRILAHEGVRMLECTNMVNSIFKEQVLNGVVSIRKHLQAAALNNIMGSVFGKRYDLVVDVMSGEAKELDELVKEGFELLGAFNWTDHLPWLKHFCDPCRIVHRCSSLVPRVRTLVQRIIDEHKMNNIPNYPSQHSDFVHVLLSLDAQHKLEDGDMVAVLWEMIFRGTDTIALLIEWVLAELILNPIVQSKLENEISNAMANGATNSDIAKLPYLEAVVKETLRLHPPGPLLSWARLSTTDVHLSNGMVVPKGTTTMVNMWSITHDPNTWENPSMFNPERFLENTDYGIDIDVRGNDLRLAPFGAGRRVCPGKDLALVTVSQWVAALVHNYNWIQHESHRVDLSEHLKLSCEMKCPLLAVAIPRNCFSTKIY encoded by the exons ATGGCAGGAACAATGACAAATGATCAAACACTTTGGTTATTTTTCACCATACAAAAAATGATCACCTTTGAAAACATTGTTTCAACCAAAAACTTAACAtatgttccctttttagctatGTTTATTGTTGGACTCTTTTCTGTTGGTCTATTAAGTTGGTCCTTGTTTTCTTCAGCAGGTGGACCGGCTTGGAAAAACGGGCGTAACCAAATGGGTCAAGTTCCAATCCCTGGGCCAAGAGGGTTGGTCGTTATGGGTAGCTTATTCACCTTAAGCCATGGCTTGGCTCACCAAAGGTTAGACTGTATGGCTCGAGCTTTAGGGTGTAAGCAACTGATGGCTCTTAGCCTTGGGTTGACCCGAGTGGTTGTAACTTCAGACCCTATAATGGCCCGTGAGATCCTAACATCGCCATACTTTGCTGATCGTCCTATTAAACAATCGGCTAAACAACTTATGTTTAGCCGAGCCATTGGCTTCGCTCCTAATGGGACCCATTGGAGGCTCCTTAGGAGAATAGCTGCATCCCATTTATTTTCTCCTAGGCGCATTTTAGCCCATGAAGGTGTACGAATGCTAGAGTGCACAAATATGGTTAATTCAATATTTAAAGAACAAGTTTTAAATGGGGTTGTTTCTATTAGGAAACATCTCCAAGCAGCTGCCCTTAACAATATAATGGGGAGTGTATTTGGCAAAAGATATGATCTAGTAGTAGATGTTATGAGCGGCGAGGCCAAGGAGTTAGATGAGCTTGTTAAGGAGGGTTTTGAATTGTTGGGAGCCTTCAATTGGACTGATCATTTGCCATGGTTGAAGCATTTTTGTGATCCTTGTAGGATTGTCCATCGTTGCTCGTCCCTCGTTCCTCGTGTTCGAACATTGGTACAACGTATCATCGACGAACATAAGATGAATAATATTCCAAATTATCCATCTCAACATTCTGACTTTGTTCATGTCTTACTATCTTTGGATGCTCAACATAAGCTAGAAGATGGTGATATGGTCGCAGTACTGTGG GAAATGATTTTTCGTGGAACGGACACAATAGCACTTTTGATTGAGTGGGTCCTAGCGGAGCTaatattaaacccaatagtccaATCGAAGCTAGAAAATGAGATTAGCAACGCCATGGCAAATGGGGCTACAAACTCTGACATTGCGAAATTACCTTATCTAGAAGCCGTGGTAAAGGAAACCCTACGCCTCCACCCTCCCGGTCCACTTCTTTCATGGGCTCGATTGTCCACAACGGACGTCCACCTTAGCAATGGCATGGTAGTCCCTAAGGGAACAACGACAATGGTTAATATGTGGTCCATAACCCATGACCCTAATACGTGGGAAAATCCTTCAATGTTTAATCCAGAAAGATTCTTAGAAAATACTGATTATGGGATAGATATTGATGTTAGAGGGAATGACCTACGACTTGCTCCTTTTGGTGCAGGACGTAGGGTTTGCCCTGGAAAAGACCTAGCACTCGTGACAGTCAGCCAATGGGTGGCCGCTTTGGTTCACAACTATAACTGGATCCAACATGAGTCTCACCGAGTTGATCTTAGTGAACATTTGAAGCTGTCTTGTGAAATGAAGTGCCCTCTCTTAGCTGTGGCTATTCCGAGGAATTGCTTCAGTACAAAAATATACTAA
- the LOC110796245 gene encoding uncharacterized oxidoreductase At4g09670-like, whose protein sequence is MVEPHTTTTVAAANATTTTRFGILGCAGIARKVSRAITLSPNSTLHAIGSRSIEKARTYATANGFPSSTKIYGSYDEVLDDPEIDAVYIPLPTSLHLHWVVRAAEKKKHVLVEKPPALNVKELDVILNACEVNGVQFMDGTMWMHHPRTKIMADFLGNSQLFGQLKAVQSSFTFSADSEFLENDIRVKPDLDALGALGDAGWYCIRACLWAANYELPKFVTALRNPIKNSVGVLLSVDASLHWEDGKVATFHCSFLSNLTMDITAIGTKGTLRVNDFIIPYKEAEASFSTVSEAWFTDMDLEWNRKPSEHIVSADLPQEALLVKEFSALVDAIKHGGALAPENKWPTLSRKTQLIIDAVVASIDKGFLPVEVVY, encoded by the exons ATGGTGGAACCTCACACCACGACCACCGTCGCTGCCGCCAACGCCACCACAACCACTCGCTTCGGCATCCTAGGATGCGCTGGGATCGCCCGCAAAGTCTCCCGCGCGATCACTCTCTCTCCAAACTCCACCCTCCACGCCATCGGCAGCCGTTCCATCGAGAAAGCCCGAACGTACGCCACCGCTAACGGCTTCCCCTCGTCCACTAAAATCTACGGAAGCTACGACGAAGTCCTCGACGACCCAGAAATCGATGCGGTGTACATCCCTTTACCTACTAGCCTCCACCTCCATTGGGTGGTTCGTGCGGCGGAGAAGAAAAAACATGTTCTTGTTGAGAAACCCCCTgctttaaatgttaaagaatTGGATGTGATTTTGAACGCTTGTGAGGTTAATGGGGTTCAATTTATGGATGGCACAATGTGGATGCACCACCCACGGACTAAaattatggctgattttttggGTAATTCTCAGCTTTTCGGCCAGCTCAAGGCT GTACAATCATCCTTCACCTTTTCTGCAGACAGTGAGTTCCTTGAAAATGACATCCGGGTGAAACCCGATCTTGATGCCCTTGGTGCTCTGGGTGATGCTGGCTGGTACTGCATCAGGGCATGTCTGTGGGCTGCAAATTATGAACTGCCAAAGTTTGTGACTGCTCTAAGGAATCCCATTAAGAATTCTGTTGGGGTGTTGTTATCTGTTGATGCTTCTTTGCACTGGGAAGATGGTAAAGTAGCCACCTTCCACTGCTCTTTTCTCTCCAACTTAACCATGGATATAACAGCTATTGGCACCAAAGGAACCTTGCGAGTTAATGATTTCATTATTCCATATAAAGAAGCGGAGGCCTCATTTTCAACAGTATCTGAAGCTTGGTTCACTGACATGGACTTGGAATGGAATCGAAAACCAAGTGAGCACATTGTGAGTGCGGATCTTCCCCAGGAAGCTCTTTTGGTTAAGGAGTTTTCGGCTTTGGTTGATGCTATAAAACACGGTGGTGCCCTAGCACCAGAGAATAAGTGGCCTACTCTTAGTAGGAAAACTCAACTTATAATCGATGCAGTAGTTGCTTCCATTGATAAAGGCTTTCTGCCTGTCGAGGTGGTCTACTGA